A region of Streptomyces sp. TG1A-60 DNA encodes the following proteins:
- a CDS encoding PhoX family protein: MRKLLPMIGSHPGGRSALTCRFRCGDACFHEVPNTSTNEYVGDVIATALSRRSVMRAAAVVTVAGAAGTATTLGTAPPATAAPAAAAVSKGRGRAARGLRFTAVEPNTADTVTIPEGYRQNVVIRWGEPILRGAPAFDPENQTGAAQAGQFGYNNDFLALLPLPGERGRKLLVASHEYTDEMLMFRGYDAANPTRDQVEVAWAAHGLSAVVVEEDRRTGRLTAVPRHHLNRRVTATTEFRLTGPAAGSDLLRTSADPTGRKVLGTLNNCSGGTTPWGTTLHGEENFNQYFANGSRATDKRYGLGTGASERKWERFDERFDVAREPNEPHRFGYVVELDPYDPSSTPRKHTALGRFKHEAATIRLTSDGRPVVYSGDDERFDYFYKFVSSKRMKRGGSRAVREHNLSLLDEGTLYVAKLTGDSPAIEVDGTGRLPDDGEFDGAGEWIPLATATARGAVSHVDGMTADEVFVFTRIAGDKVGATKMDRPEDIEPNPVTGKVYVALTNNTNRGVGSHPGADEANPRNANKHGQVLELTEHRNRPESTRFGWLLFLVAGDPEDPATYFAGFPKDDVSPISCPDNVAFDPYGNLWISTDGARLGSHDGLFGVATRGGRRGELKQFLTVPSGAETCGPIIEDRRVLVAVQHPGEVDGASVENPKSTWPDGPGEYVRPAVVAVWRADGCDIGV; this comes from the coding sequence GTGCGCAAGCTGCTGCCCATGATCGGCTCGCACCCCGGCGGCCGTTCCGCCCTGACCTGTCGTTTCCGCTGTGGTGACGCCTGCTTCCACGAGGTGCCGAACACCAGCACCAACGAGTACGTGGGCGACGTCATCGCGACCGCGCTGAGCCGCCGCTCGGTGATGAGGGCCGCCGCCGTCGTCACCGTGGCCGGCGCGGCCGGGACGGCGACCACCCTCGGCACCGCCCCGCCCGCCACCGCGGCCCCCGCGGCAGCCGCCGTCAGCAAGGGCAGAGGCAGGGCCGCCCGGGGGCTCCGGTTCACCGCCGTCGAGCCCAACACCGCCGACACGGTGACCATCCCCGAGGGGTACCGGCAGAACGTCGTCATCCGGTGGGGGGAGCCCATCCTGCGCGGTGCGCCCGCCTTCGACCCGGAGAACCAGACGGGCGCGGCCCAGGCCGGCCAGTTCGGCTACAACAACGACTTCCTGGCGCTGCTCCCGCTCCCCGGCGAGCGCGGCCGAAAGCTCCTGGTCGCCAGCCACGAGTACACCGACGAGATGCTCATGTTCCGGGGGTACGACGCCGCCAACCCGACCCGTGACCAGGTCGAGGTCGCCTGGGCGGCGCACGGGCTGTCCGCCGTGGTCGTGGAGGAGGACCGGCGCACCGGCAGGCTCACCGCCGTGCCCCGGCACCACCTCAACCGGCGCGTCACCGCCACCACCGAGTTCCGGCTGACCGGGCCCGCCGCCGGGTCCGACCTCCTCAGGACCTCCGCCGACCCGACCGGCAGGAAGGTGCTCGGCACGCTCAACAACTGCTCGGGTGGTACGACCCCCTGGGGCACGACCCTCCACGGCGAGGAGAACTTCAACCAGTACTTCGCCAACGGCAGCCGTGCGACGGACAAGCGGTACGGCCTCGGCACCGGCGCCTCGGAGCGCAAGTGGGAGCGGTTCGACGAGCGGTTCGACGTCGCCCGGGAGCCGAACGAGCCGCACCGCTTCGGGTACGTCGTCGAGCTCGACCCGTACGACCCGTCCTCCACGCCGCGCAAGCACACCGCGCTCGGGCGTTTCAAGCACGAGGCCGCGACCATCCGGCTGACCTCGGACGGGCGGCCGGTCGTCTACTCGGGTGACGACGAGCGCTTCGACTACTTCTACAAGTTCGTCAGCAGCAAGCGGATGAAGCGGGGCGGCTCGCGGGCCGTGCGCGAGCACAACCTCTCGCTGCTCGACGAGGGCACGCTCTACGTCGCCAAGCTCACCGGTGACTCCCCGGCGATCGAGGTCGACGGCACGGGCAGGCTGCCGGACGACGGCGAGTTCGACGGCGCCGGTGAGTGGATCCCGCTGGCCACCGCGACCGCCCGGGGTGCCGTCTCGCACGTGGACGGGATGACGGCCGACGAGGTCTTCGTCTTCACCCGGATCGCGGGCGACAAGGTCGGCGCGACCAAGATGGACCGGCCGGAGGACATCGAGCCCAACCCGGTCACCGGCAAGGTCTACGTCGCCCTCACCAACAACACCAACCGGGGTGTCGGCTCCCACCCCGGGGCGGACGAGGCCAACCCGCGCAACGCCAACAAGCACGGCCAGGTCCTCGAACTCACCGAGCACCGCAACCGGCCCGAGAGCACGAGGTTCGGCTGGCTGCTGTTCCTCGTCGCGGGCGACCCCGAGGACCCGGCGACCTACTTCGCGGGTTTCCCGAAGGACGACGTCAGCCCGATCTCCTGCCCGGACAACGTCGCCTTCGACCCGTACGGCAACCTGTGGATCTCCACCGACGGCGCCCGGCTCGGCTCGCACGACGGGCTCTTCGGTGTCGCCACGCGCGGTGGGCGGCGCGGTGAGCTGAAGCAGTTCCTGACCGTGCCGAGCGGCGCCGAGACCTGTGGCCCGATCATCGAGGACCGCCGTGTCCTGGTCGCGGTCCAGCACCCGGGCGAGGTCGACGGTGCCTCCGTCGAGAACCCCAAGAGCACCTGGCCCGACGGCCCCGGCGAGTACGTCCGCCCCGCGGTCGTCGCGGTGTGGCGCGCGGACGGCTGCGACATCGGCGTCTGA